The stretch of DNA CGCACCCGGTGCGAAACCGCTGGTGAGCGCCGTCCCGGTGGCCTTAGACTGCGGTGGCGACGATCACTCCAGGAGCCGCGCCGGACACCTCCGGACGGCTCCGCCAGGGCCCCGCCGGGGCCACCGAGCAGCCGCGGGCGGGGGCCCCTCCACCCCGTTGGCGCGCCGCGAGGTGACGCACCGCGTTCTGGCGGGTATCGTCCTCTCGCTGACCCGCATCGCCGCGCCGTCGTCACGTCGTTCGTCACGCCGTCGTCCCGGCCCGGCCAATGTGCGGTCAGCCACTCGCACCGCACCTTGCCTTCACCTGGCCGCCTGCTTCCCTTCGCGCTCTCATTCTCCTCTCGGCCATCTCGCGGACGCACACTGTCCCCTCCGCTCGTCATGCCGGACCGGTCCGTAGACCCGTGTCCGCCCGGCAACGAGCCGCCCGCTTCCGGGCCGCCTTCTCCGCCGCACGACCGGGCCCTGCCGGCGTGAGCGATCCGCCCCCCACGGCGGCCGGCGGCGCGCGCCGGAGCTGGGGCGAAACGACCACCGCCCTCGTGCCGTACCCCGGTACGAGGTCCCTCCGACCGCCGAAGGACCGAAGGTTCCGTGCCCGTACCCGTAACCCTCATCGGCCGCACCACGCGGCTGGAGCCCCTCGCCGAGCACCACGCGGAGGCTCTCGCCGAGGCAGGCGCCGAGGATCGTACGACCTACGCCTTCACGCCCGTCCCGCACAGCCTGGAAGCCGCCCGGGAGTACATCGCCCGCGCGCTGGCCGACCAGGCGGCCGGGCGTTCGCTGCCGTTCGCCACGGTCAGCGTCGCCGACAACCGGGTGGTGGGCTCCACCCGGTTCCAGGAGCTCGACTACTGGCAGGGGCCGATGGTCTGGCCCCCGACCCCTGGCGTGCCCCACGGTGACCCGCTGCTGGCCGTGCCCGACGCCGCCGACCTGGGCGGCACCTGGCTCTCCGCCCGGGCCCAGGGCACCGGCATCAACACCGAGGCCAAGCTCCTGATGCTGCGCCACGCCTTCGAGACCTGGGGCGTGCAGCGGATCTCGCTCCGCGCCGACGCCCGCAACCTGCGCTCGCGCACCGCGATCGAGCGCCTGGGCGCCACCTGCGAGGGCGTCCGCCGGGCCCACTCGCGGGGCCTGGACGGGATCGTCCGCTCGACGGCCTTCTACTCCATCCTCGACGAGGAGTGGCCGGCCGTCCGCGACATCATCGAGCTCCGGATCGCCGCGGCCACCTCGCCGAGCGCCCCGGACCCGGCCATCTCCCAGGAGTGTCTTAGACACGGCGTCCCGCTGATCACCCTGTGATCCTGCCCTGACGCCGAAGGCGCCGGCCCCCAGCCCAGGGGGTCGGCGCCTTCGGCGTAGCCCGGCTCACGGGCCTCCGGCACGGCTCCACGACCGCTCAGCAGCGACCGTCGATCTCCTGGAAGGTCGCGTAGTGGTCGCTGGTCCAGTACTCCTCGCCGACCGAGCCGGTGACGACCCGTCGGGCCCCGCGGTCGTCCGAACCGGGGGTCACCACGGTGTACTCGTGGTAGTACCCGGTGGCCTGCTTGGGCAGCCGGCTCTCCCGGTTTTCGAACACGATGCCGTCGTTCCGGTACGGGTACGGGCCGCCCTTGTCGATCAGGGTGAGGGTGTCCCGGGCCTGGCTGGGCAGCTTGCTGCGGCAGACGTCGGCCAGCGAGGGGTTGTCGGGCACCCAGCTGCTCCTGCTGCCGGAGGCGGCGGGCGTGCCCGGCTTGGCGGGCGGCGGCGAGGGCTTGGCGGTGACCCCGGTACCGGTCCGGGCCGGGCTCGCCGTGCTGGCGGCCGCGGCGGGCTTGGCGGCGCCGCCCGAGGAGGCACAGGCGGACGCCCCGACCAGGGCGAGGACAACGAACGCCGGAACGGCGATCAGACGGTTGCGACTGCTCATACGGCATACCTTGCCGGATGGAGCACACAAGCAGGTAAACGACGCCGGGGCGGGAACGGACGCCATTGTCCGTTCCCGCCCCGGTGTCCACGTACGGCGGCTCTCCTGCGCCGAGCTCCGCCGTACTACCCCTCCCCGGTAGGAGGGGAGCGGTCAGCGCGAGTCGCTGCCCGCGGTCTCGAGGGCGGCGCGGCCCGCTTCCAGGCGCGCCACCGGGATGCGGAAGGGGGAGCAGGAGACGTAGTCCAGGCCCACCTCGTGGAAGAAGTGCACCGAGTCCGGGTCACCGCCGTGCTCGCCGCAGACACCGAGCTTGAGGTCCGGGCGGGTGGCCCGGCCGGCCTCGGCGGCCTGCTTCACCAGCGAGCCGACACCGTCGCGGTCGATGGTCTCGAACGGGCTGACGCCGAAGATGCCCTTCTCCAGGTACGCGGTGAAGAAGCTGGCCTCCACGTCGTCCCGGGAGAAGCCCCAGACGGTCTGGGTCAGGTCGTTGGTGCCGAAGGAGAAGAACTCGGCGGCCTCGGCGATCTGACCGGCGGTCACCGCGGCGCGCGGCAGCTCGATCATGGTGCCGAGCTTGATGTCGAGCTCGACGCCGGTGGACTTGGCCACCTCGGCCAGCACCCGCTCGCACTCGTCCCGGACGATCTCGAGCTCCTGGACGGTGCCGACCAGCGGGATCATCACCTCCGGACGCGGGTCGCCGCCACCGAGCTTGCGCTCGGCCGCCGCCTCCGCGATGGCGCGGACCTGCATGCCGAACAGGCCGGGGATGACCAGGCCGAGGCGCACGCCGCGCAGACCCAGCATCGGGTTCTGCTCGTGCAGCTTGTGCACGGCCTGGAGCAGGCGCAGGTCGTTCTCGTTCGGGTCCTTGCGGGCCTCGGCGAGGGCGACGCGCACCGACAGCTCGGTGATGTTCGGGAGGAACTCGTGCAGCGGCGGGTCCAGCAGACGAACCGTCACCGGGAGCCCGTCCATCGCCTGGAAGAGCTCGACGAAGTCGCCCTTCTGCAGCGGGAGGAGGGTGGAGAGGGCCTGCTCGCGGTCCTTGTCGTTGTCCGCGAGGATCAGGTGCTCGACCTCCTTGCGGCGCTCCTCACCGAGGAACATGTGCTCGGTGCGGCAGAGGCCGATGCCCTGGCCGCCGTACCGGCGGGCGCGGTTCGCGTCCTCGGCGTTGTCGGCGTTGGCGCGCACCGCGAGGCGGCGACGGCCGTCGGCGTGCGACATCAGGCGGTGCACGGCCTGGACCAGACCGCCCTGGACGTCGGCGCCGGCGTGCAGGGTGCCCTCGAAGTACTCGACCACGGGGGAGGGCAGGACGGGCACCTCGCCGATGTACACCTTGCCGGTGCCACCGTCGATGGAGACCACGTCGCCCTCCTCGATGACCAGGCCGTCGGCCGTGATCATCTTGCGGCGCTTGGTGTCGACCTCGAGCTCCTCGGCGCCGCAGACACAGGTCTTGCCCATGCCGCGGGCGACGACGGCGGCGTGCGAGGTCTTGCCGCCGCGGGAGGTCAGGATGCCCTCGGCGGCGATCATGCCGTCCAGGTCGTCCGGGTTGGTCTCGCGGCGGACCAGGATGACCTTCTCACCGGAGCGCGACCACTTGACGGCGGTGTAGGAGTCGAAGACCACCTTGCCGACGGCGGCACCCGGCGAGGCGGCGATGCCGCGGCCGATCTGCTTGGAGTTCGCGTCGGGGGCGAAGCGCGGGAACATCAGCTGGGCCAGCTGGCCGCCGGTGACGCGCTTGAGCGCCTCGTCCAGGTCGATCAGGCCCTGGTCGACCAGCTGGACGGCGATCCGGAAGGCGGCGGCGGCGGTGCGCTTGCCCACGCGGGTCTGCAGCATCCAGAGCTTGCCGCGCTCGATGGTGAACTCGATGTCGCAGAGGTCGCGGTAGTGCGTCTCGAGCTTCTGCATGATCGCCATCAGCTCGTCGTACGACTTCTTGTCGAGCTGCTCCAGATCGGCCAGCTGGAGGGTGTTGCGGATGCCCGCCACCACGTCCTCGCCCTGGGCGTTCTGGAGGTAGTCGCCGTAGACGCCGGCGGTGCCGGTGGAGGGGTCGCGGGTGAAGGCGACACCGGTGCCGGAGTCCTCGCCGAGGTTGCCGAAGACCATGGAGCAGATGTTGACGGCGGTGCCCAGGTCGTTCGGGATGCGCTCCTGGCGGCGGTACAGCCGGGCGCGGTCACCGTTCCAGGAGTGGAAGACGGCGTAGATCGCCAGGTCCATCTGCTCGCGCGGGTCCTGCGGGAAGTCCCGGCCGGTCTCGGTCTTGACGATGCCCTTGAAGGTCTCGACCAGGCCCTTGAGGTCCTCGGCGGTGAGGTCGAGGTCGTTCGTGGTGCCCTTGGCCTCCTTCGCGTGGTCCAGGGCCTCCTCGAAGAGCTCGCCCTCGACGCCCAGCACGGTCTTGCCGAACATCTGGACCAGGCGGCGGTACGAGTCCCAGGCGAACCGCTCGTTGCCGGCCTGCGCGGCCAGACCCACCACGGAGGCGTCGGAGAGGCCGATGTTGAGGACGGTGTCCATCATGCCGGGCATCGAGAACTTGGCGCCGGAGCGGACGGACACCAGCAGCGGGTCGTCGGCCTGGCCGAGCTTCTTGCCCATCTCCTGCTCGAGGGAGACGAGGTGCTCGCTGATCTCGGCGTGCAGCGAGGAGGGCTCGCTACCCGTCTCCAGGAAGACCTTGCAGGCCTCGGTGGTGATGGTGAAACCCGGGGGGACGGGGAGGCCCAGGTTGGTCATCTCGGCGAGGTTGGCACCCTTACCGCCAAGAAGGTCCTTGAGGTCCTTGTTTCCTTCAGTGAAGGAGTAAACAAACTTCTGCTCGGACGGCACGGGTCGGTCTCCTCGTACGCGGTTGCCCTGACGCCGGAGAACATACCCATTTCGAAGGCACTTTCGCGCCGCCAATAGGCCGTACGAATCTCACAGTGGGCGAGGACCCAGCAGATCGAATGCCCGTCAGGGCGTTCACCTCTGTTGGCGAAATCGTCCGGCTGACGCTAGGTAGCGTTCAAGTAGTGAACGTATCGAAACGTCGTGATCATAAGAATCGGACAGAGAGTAGCGGCCTGGCGTCCGCCATGTTGCCCCGGCTTGATTTCCTGAGGCCAGCCGAGCCGATCCGCGCCAGAGCCCTTCGGGAAGCGATTTAGGACCTGATGTCCAACGAACCCACCTGACCGGCCGTCAATCGCCACCTTATGTGGCCAGCGTCACGGACGCATCTCAGCCATCGGGCCGATCCGAATCCCACACTTCGTCACCTTGCGTCGATGTCATGTCTGCTTGCCGTAAGCATAACCTGACACAAAGGAGCCCTCTTGGCCAGATTGTCCAAGAGGGCTCGGACGGACCGGCAGTCCGCCCTTTCGGCTCATTTTTGCCGCTACGTCCTACTCAGCCGCCGGATGTATCCGATTCGGCATCCAGGCTCGGCAGGGCGCAGTCATACGGATCGTCCAACCAGCCCTCCGGCAGGACCACCCGGTTGTTCCCGCTCGTCCGACCCCGGGGGCCGTCCGCCCCGGCGGGCCAGAGCTGGGTCTGCTCCACCTGGGCGAGCACCTCCTCCAGCTCGGCCAACGAACTCGACATCGCCAGCTTCACCCGCAGCTCGGACCCGACCGAGAAGCCCTTGGTGTACCAGGCCACGTGCTTGCGGAAGTCGACCACGCCACGGGACTCGTCGCCCATCCACTCCCCCAGCAGCTGGGCGTGCCGCACCATCGCCCGCGCCACGTCGGCGAAGGCCGGACGGGCGTAGTCGACCTCCCCCTCGAAGATCGAGACCAGGTCCTTGAACAGCCACGGCCGCCCCAGGCAGCCGCGGCCGACCACCACGCCGTCGCAGCCCGTCTCCCGCATCATCCGCAGCGCGTCCTCGGCCGACCAGATGTCCCCGTTGCCCAGCACCGGGATCTCGGCCGGCACCGACTCGCGCAACCGGGCGATCGCCGACCAGTCCGCCGTACCGCCGTAGTGCTGGGCCGCCGTCCGTCCGTGCAGCGCGATCGCCGACACCCCCTCCTCGGCGCCGATCCGCCCGGCGTCCAGGTAGGTGAGGTGGTCGTCGTCGATGCCCTTGCGCATCTTCATCGTCACCGGCAGCGCCCCGGCGTTGCCCACGGCCTCGCGCAGGATCTCGCGCAGCAGGTTCCGCTTGTACGGCAGCGCGGACCCGCCACCCTTCCGGGTCACCTTCGGCACCGGGCAACCGAAGTTGAGGTCGATGTGATCCGCCAGGTTCTCCTCGGCGATCATCCGGGCCGCCTTGCCCACCGTCACCGGGTCCACCCCGTACAGCTGGATCGACCGGGGCTTCTCGCTCGGGTCGAAGCGGATCAGCTGCATGGTCTTGGCGTTCCGCTCGACCAGCGCCCGCGTGGTGATCATCTCGGAGACGTACAGCCCCTTGCCACCGCTCTGCTCCCGGCACAGCGTCCGGAACGGCGCATTGGTGATCCCGGCCATCGGCGCCAGCACCACCGGCGGCCACACCTCGAGCGGACCGATGGTGAGCGGCTTGAACTCCGCCCCGGCGGCGGTACCGGCAGTCGAGGCCTCGGCCGAGGCCGAGGCCGAGGCCGAGGCCGAGGCGGTACCGCAGGTACCGCCGATGCCGCTGGTCGTGCCGACGGTTGCGGCACCGGCGGGGGTGGCCGCGGGTGGGGTGGCGGCGGGCGTGGCCGTGCCTGTGGCGGTGGCGGTGGTGGCGGTGCCGACGGCAAGGGTGGCGGAGGTCAAGCCGGTAACGGTGTCGTGGTCGATCTCGGGCTCGGACGAGGTGGTCATGCGTGGCGGTCCTCAACGGGTGGGCAGCACGGCGGTGCGGGACTCTTCATTGTCCCCCACCTGGCGCAGTGGCCCGGGTGGAACGATGATCACCTGGGCCGAACCGGACCGAACCGGGCAAGCGGAGCTGGGCCTGACCTGGTTGGGCCAGCTTTGGCCAGGCTGGTTCGGCCGGCCCTGGGCTGGGCCTACCTCGGCTGGGCTGGTGCGGTGAACCGGACCGGGCGGTTGGCCCCGTATGCCCCGGTCCACTCCCCTTGGGTTGGGCTACTCACTCCTCGTCCCCTGTCCACTTACTACCCGGGTCCCTTGTCCCCTTACTACCGGCTCTGCCTACCCCGCCTCTTCTCCCCCTCCCCTTGCTCCCCTCTACTCCGTTATCTCTTCAACGATCGAACCCGTCAGCCACCCGTCGCCGTCGACCGGGGCGACGGTGCTCCGGATGCCGGGTCGGCCGGAGGGGCGCTCTGAGCGTCGGGGCCGGAATCCGTCCCCGGGTCGGGTTGGAAGGGCACGACCCGGACCAGACCGGAGGTGGCCGTCGCGTCGATGGTGCGGGACGAGGCACTGTTGACCACGCTCGGGTCGACGGACCAGGTGCCGGAGGTGACGTGCCCGTCCACCCGGTAGCCACCCTGGCCGGTCGGGAGCGTGACCACGACGGTGCCCGAGGTCGCCGTGGCCGTGACGCTGTCCGGCGGTCGGGAGAAGCCCAGCTGGACCCGGCCGGAGGTGATGGCGGCCTGCACCTGGCGCGAGGTGAGATCGGTACCGGTTATCTGGCCGGAGGTGCTCTGGGTCCAGACCGGACCGCTCAACCCCTCCAAGGACACCTCCCCGGAACCGGCCTGGGCCCGGACCGCGCCGGACAGCCCGCTCAACTCGGTACGCCCGGAGCCGCTCACCGTCCGCACCGCCGTACCGGCCGGCACCTGGACGGTCAGCTGGACCGCACAGGTCACCGAACCGAACGGCGACCGGCACTGCACGCCGACCTTCAACGTGTGGCCAGTGAGGTGCAAGCTGACCGAGGGCCGTCGGAACGCCCACTCCATCGACTCCTGGACCGTCACCCGGTCAGCCGCACCGGCGGCCACCCGGACCGCGGCGTCGCCGCTGTCGACCTCCACCGCCGAGACCGGCTGCCAGTAGGTGTGCTGCTCGTGGTGGCTCTGGTCGGACAGCCAGACCCAGGTGCTGATCCCGCCGAACAGCACCGCCGTCACGATCAGCATCCGCCCGATCGTCCGCCAGGCGTGGCTCTCGCTCACTAGCCCACCTCCAGGAAGCGGAGCACGGCCAGCACCCTCCGGTGGGTCGCGTCGGCCGGGGGCAGGTCAAGCTTGGTGAAGATGCTGTTGATGTGCTTGGCGACAGCGCTGTCGCTGATCACCAGAGCCGAGGAGATGGCCGTGTTGGAGTGGCCCTCGGCCATCAGCGCCAGCACGTCCCGCTCCCGCGGGGTGAGTCGCTCCAGCGGATCGCTGTGGCGACGGATGAGCAGTTGGGCCACCACCTCCGGATCCAGGGCCGTGCCGCCCTCGGCCACCCGCTGGAGCGCCTCGACGAACTCGTCCACATTGGCCACCCGCTCCTTGAGCAGGTAGCCGACCCCGCTGGTGTTGCCGGCCAGGAGGTCGGCGGCGTACCGCTCCTCCACGTACTGCGAGAGCAGCAGGACGGCGATGCCCGGCCACTGCCGCCGGATCAGCAGAGCTGCTCGGACGCCCTCGTCGGTGAGACCGGGCGGCATCCGGACGTCCGTCACCACCACGTCGGGGGTGTGCTCCTCGACGGCGGCCAGCAACGCCTCGGCGTCGCCGACGGCGGCGACCACCTCATAGCCGACCGCCTCCAGGACCTTGACCAGCCCCACTCGCAGCAGGACCGAGTCCTCGGCGATCACAGCTCGCACGGCAACTCCACAGTGATAATCGTCGGTCCCCCGAGGGGGCTGGATATGGCGAGGGTGCCGTCCACCGAGGCTGCGCGTTTTCGCAGGCCCGTGAGGCCGGTGCCCCGGGTCGGGTCGGCGCCGCCCACACCGTCGTCCGTCAGGACGATCCGTAGCCGGCCGCCCTTCTGCCGGAGCGAGAGGTCGACCCGGGAGGCGCGGGCGTGCTTGGCCACGTTGGCCAACGCCTCGGAGACGGTGAAGTACGCCACCGCCTCGATGGTCGGCGCCATCCGATCCGGCAGGTCTGCGGTGAGCCGGACCGGGACAGGCGACCGGGCGGCGATGCCGGAGAGCGCGGCGTCCAGACCACGGTCTTCGAGGACCACCGGGTGCAGCCCCCGGACCAGGTCGCGCAGCTCGGCGATGGCGGCCTGGGCCTCCTCGTGCGCCTCGACGATGACCTGCATGACCTCCGGCGGGACGTCCTTCAAGGTGCGCCTGGCCAGGCCCAGGTTCATCGCGAGGGAGACCAGACGTTGTTGGGCCCCGTCGTGCAGATCCCGCTCGATGCGGCGGCGCTCCGCGTCGGCGGCGTCGACCACCCCGGCCCGGCTCTCGGCCAAGTCCTCCACCCGGCGGGCGAGCAGCTCGGCCCGGTTCGGCCCCAGCAGGACCCGGGCCAGCAGCTCGTCGAGCTGGGCCAGCCGACGGATCAGCAAGGGGACGGCCACCAACAGGACCAAGCCCCCGACCGTGACCAGGACGTCATCGGTCGCCCAGCTCCGCCCCGTCCGGAGGGCGCTGCCCACCGGCATCAGGGGAACCCAGGCGTAGATGGTGACCATCACCAAGCCGGCGCCCAACCCCGCCAGCAGCACCGCCCCGGAGAGCGCGAGGAGGGGGGCGAGCACGAGGTGGTAGGTGGCCTGCCGCCAGGTGAAGCCGGCCCGAAGCCGGGGCACCCAGCCGGCCCCGGGCGGGAGCCGGCCCGGTACCTCGACCCCGCGCACTGCGCGGAGCCGACTGCGCTGGGCGGTCGTCAGCAGATCGAGACAGGCGACGATCAGCAGGGCTTGGAGGAAGAGGGTTTTCTTCGGACTGAGGAAGATCAGGAAGGCCGGGGCCCCGAGGGGCACCCCGGCTGCAACGAACAGGGCATCGCGCCGAGCAGCCCCCAACCACGAGGCGTGCTCGGCACCCCGGGCAAGCACGCGGCGGAGAGCGGAGATCGACATGCCGGACAGCCTAGGACCCCGGATCGGAAGGTGACCATGAAGCCAAGTACCGACTTGGGGTGTACCTAGCTACACCCCAAAGACGGCAGTGGGCGCTACCGACTGTCCATCAGTTCTTCGCGAACCTTGAGGGCATGACGACGAGGACACCGCAGACCAGGGCCGAGACAGCGGCCCACCCGACCATCCGTCCGACCACCGACCCCTCCGGCCCCTCCGACCCCTCCGGCCCCTCCGGCCACGCCGACCCGGACCTCGTGCACGAGGTCGGCCCCGTGGGTGAGGGCTCCGACGACACCCCCGCTCACGGCCCCTGGTCGGTCCGGCTCGCGCAGCAGCCCAGCGGCCGGGCCGCCCTGGAGGTCTACGAGCAGGGCGAGTTGCTGGACGTCATGGTGGCGACCGCGCTCAGCCCGGCCCTACTGCGGGGCGCTCGGCGCTGCACCGGCACCGACGCTCCCACCGGTTTCGCCTGGGGCCGACTGCCCGAGGGCGGCGCCCACCCCAGCGTGACCTTCACCGAAGGCCGGCTGAAGCGGCGCCAGTTCCCCGCCCGGGTGGTCCCGCTGGCCGGCGAGTTCTGGCTCGCCTGGGCCGACGGCCCGTGCGACAGCGTGCTGGTCGAGCACTCCACGGGCAGCACGGAACGGCTCCGCACCCAACGGATATGACGGCCTCGACTCCGAGGCCCCCACCCCGCACCCCACCGCACCAGACCGGCCCCGCCACGCCCCGCTCCACCCCGCTCTACCCCACCCCCAGGTCGCCTTGAGGCGGCGGCACCCGCGAAGGAGGCGAGCAGCATGCAATTCCGTCACCCGATCCCCTCGGCACCGGGAGCCGGGGCCAGTGCCTGGGCCGGAGCCAACACCCGGGCCAGCGCCGAGGCCAGGGCCTTGGCCAGCCCTTTGGCCAGCGCTTGGCCCGGAGCGTCGCTCCGCACGCTGTCGCCCCGCCAAGCGGGTCGCCCTACCGGTCAGCTCGGGCGGCACCGCCGGGCCGCACCGGGCCGGACGGGCGAGGAGCGCATCCAGCGGCTGCTCCTAATCTCCGGGCTCCTGCTGCTGCCGTGGCTCGTCCTGCTCGCCACCCTTCCCGGCGGCGCCGGTTGGGCCGCGCTCGACGCGGCCGAGGCCTCCGCACTCCTCACCACCGCCGTCCTGCTCCGCCGTGGCAGCGACTCCCACCGCTGGAGCGCCGCCTTCGCCGCACTGCTCCTCACCGCCGACGCCTGGTACGACCTCCGGCTGGCTGCCCCCGGCACGGAGATGGCCACCGCCCTGGCGATGGCGCTCTTCGCCGAGCTCCCCCTGGCCTGGCTCTGCGCCGCCCTTGCTCTGGGCGGTCTCACCCCCAACGGGCTCGGTCCGGGCAGCGCCGCCCGCATCACCACCACCGTCATCACCACCCCCACCGCCGCCGCCAGCACCACTCAGTCGAAGCCCCGGCAGCGATCGCGGCGTCGCTCCTCGACATTCCTCGCCCTCCTACTCAGGGCCACCGGACTCCGCCGAGTCGCCCAGGGATTCGAGATGCGCCCGGGTCGCGTCGTCGGCAGGGGTGTACGTGACCACGCGGGTCCCGCCGTTGGGCCCCAGCCAGAGGTTGGTGTAGTCGAAGCGGAGCAGCCCCGCGCCGGGGATCAGGAAGCGCTTCATCCCGTTGCCCAATCCCTCGACCTCGTGCCGCGCCCAGAGCGCCTCGAACTCGGGCGAGGTCTGGCAGAGCCGCTTCAACAGGTCGGTCCAGGCCCGCTCGGAGCCGTGGTCGGCCATCGCCGCACGGAAGCGCGCCACGATCGACGCCCGCGCCTCCTCACGGTCCACCAGCACCGAGGCGAAGTAGGAGTCGGTGAAGGCGAGCCAGAGGACGTTCCGCTCCTCGGGCGGCATGGCGTCGAGATCCCCGACGATCCCGGTATAGGTCCGGTTGTACGCCAGGATGTCGTACCGCCGGTTGATCGCCGCTGCAGGCAACGGCGACAGCTGATCCAGCACCAGGCGGACGGCCGGCGTGATGGTCGGGCAGTCCATCACCTGCACCGGGTCTTCGACCCCGGCGAGCGCGAAGAGGTGAGCCCGCTCGTTCCGGTCCAGCAGGAGGGTCCGGGCGACGGAGTCCAGCACCTGCGTGGACACCTGGATCGCCCGGCCCTGTTCGAGCCAGGTGTACCAAGTGACCCCCACGGCGGCGAGCAGCGCGACCTCTTCCCGGCGCAGCCCGGGAGTCCGTCGGCGGCCGGTCGGCGGAAGCCCCACCTGTTCCGGCGAGATGCGCTCGCGGCGGCTGCGGAGGAACGCCGCCAGCTCATGGCGGCGGGTGTCGGCGGGTGCGACAGGGATGGCGGTGGTCATGAGCCAAGCATGCGCCATCACGAAGCCTGTTTCCAGGTAGTCCTGATACCTGGATAAACACTGTCTGGTACCAGGGTAAGGAAGGGGCCATCGTAGTGGTCGTGACCCAGCAGCGAACGCTCACCAAGACAACGCCCAGGGCGGCCCGACCCGCCACCGCCACCTCCCCCACCCACCCGACAACGACGCCCACCCGTCCCATCCCGGCAACCACCGCCACCACCACGGCCACCACCACGGCCACGGCGGCAGCCATCGCGCCCAACGCCAGGGCCACCGGATCCCCCGCCCCGGCAGGAGTCACCCGCCTCAGCATCGCCGGTCTCATCACCGTGCTCCTCGGTGCCTTCCTCCCGATGCTCGACTTCTTCATCGTCAACGTGGCGCTCCCGACCATCGACCACGACCTCTCGGCGGGGCCCGCCGTGCTGGAGCTGGTCGCGGCCGGCTACGGCATCACCTTCGCCGTGCTCCTGGTCCTCGGTGGCCGGCTCGGCGACACCTTCGGGCGCCGGAAGCTGTTCATCGTCGGGGCCAGCGCCTTCGCGATCACCTCCCTCCTCTGCGGGGTGGCGCCGACGGCCTGGACGCTGGTCGCGGCCCGGGCCGCACAGGGAGCCTCGGCCGCCCTGCTGATCCCGCAGGTCCTGGCCACCATCACCGCGGTCGGTCACGGTCCGCAGCGGGCCCGGGCCCTCAGCATCTACGGCGCGGTCGGCGGCATCTCGGTGGTCATCGGTCAGGTGCTGGGCGGCATGCTGGTCTCCGCCGACCTGTTCGGCAGCGGCTGGCGGGCGGTCTTCCTCCTGAACGTACCCTTCGCCCTGCTCACCGTGGTGCTCGCGCTGTTCTTCGTCCCGGAGTCCCGCTCGCCCCAGGCCGCCAAGGTCGATCTGCCCGGCACCGTGCTGCTCACCGCCACCCTGGTCGCCCTCTTCGTCCCCCTGATGGAGGGACGCGCGATGGGCTGGCCGCTCTGGTCCTGGCTCCTTCTGGGCGCCTCCCCCTTCCTCGCCGCCGCCTTCCTCTTCGTCGAGCGGCGGATCGAGCGGAGCTCCGAGCAGACCGGCCGGGTGCCGCTGGTGCCGCTCTCCCTGCTGCGGATCCCGGAGATGCGGCGCGGGCTGGGCATCGCCGTCCCGTACTTCACCGGGTTCGGCGGGTTCATGTTCGTGATCGCGGTCATGCTCCAGCAGGGGCTCCACTTGGGCCCGGTCGCCGCAGGCTGGGCGCTGGTGCCGATGGCCGTCGGCTACTTCTTCGCCTCGCTGAGCGGGCCGCGGCTGATCGGCCGGTTCGGCAGCCG from Kitasatospora sp. MMS16-BH015 encodes:
- a CDS encoding sensor histidine kinase, yielding MSISALRRVLARGAEHASWLGAARRDALFVAAGVPLGAPAFLIFLSPKKTLFLQALLIVACLDLLTTAQRSRLRAVRGVEVPGRLPPGAGWVPRLRAGFTWRQATYHLVLAPLLALSGAVLLAGLGAGLVMVTIYAWVPLMPVGSALRTGRSWATDDVLVTVGGLVLLVAVPLLIRRLAQLDELLARVLLGPNRAELLARRVEDLAESRAGVVDAADAERRRIERDLHDGAQQRLVSLAMNLGLARRTLKDVPPEVMQVIVEAHEEAQAAIAELRDLVRGLHPVVLEDRGLDAALSGIAARSPVPVRLTADLPDRMAPTIEAVAYFTVSEALANVAKHARASRVDLSLRQKGGRLRIVLTDDGVGGADPTRGTGLTGLRKRAASVDGTLAISSPLGGPTIITVELPCEL
- a CDS encoding MFS transporter → MPATTATTTATTTATAAAIAPNARATGSPAPAGVTRLSIAGLITVLLGAFLPMLDFFIVNVALPTIDHDLSAGPAVLELVAAGYGITFAVLLVLGGRLGDTFGRRKLFIVGASAFAITSLLCGVAPTAWTLVAARAAQGASAALLIPQVLATITAVGHGPQRARALSIYGAVGGISVVIGQVLGGMLVSADLFGSGWRAVFLLNVPFALLTVVLALFFVPESRSPQAAKVDLPGTVLLTATLVALFVPLMEGRAMGWPLWSWLLLGASPFLAAAFLFVERRIERSSEQTGRVPLVPLSLLRIPEMRRGLGIAVPYFTGFGGFMFVIAVMLQQGLHLGPVAAGWALVPMAVGYFFASLSGPRLIGRFGSRVITVGAVIQGLGLATLVATVLADWAHFSPLRMLPGVALAGIGQGLIGTPLFRVVLSKVPVARAGVGSGVLATTQQSSLALGVATLGTLFISLTPSLGIAHALALILAIQLAGSAVIFALSSRLPRRVG
- a CDS encoding response regulator transcription factor, translating into MRAVIAEDSVLLRVGLVKVLEAVGYEVVAAVGDAEALLAAVEEHTPDVVVTDVRMPPGLTDEGVRAALLIRRQWPGIAVLLLSQYVEERYAADLLAGNTSGVGYLLKERVANVDEFVEALQRVAEGGTALDPEVVAQLLIRRHSDPLERLTPRERDVLALMAEGHSNTAISSALVISDSAVAKHINSIFTKLDLPPADATHRRVLAVLRFLEVG
- a CDS encoding helix-turn-helix transcriptional regulator, which codes for MTTAIPVAPADTRRHELAAFLRSRRERISPEQVGLPPTGRRRTPGLRREEVALLAAVGVTWYTWLEQGRAIQVSTQVLDSVARTLLLDRNERAHLFALAGVEDPVQVMDCPTITPAVRLVLDQLSPLPAAAINRRYDILAYNRTYTGIVGDLDAMPPEERNVLWLAFTDSYFASVLVDREEARASIVARFRAAMADHGSERAWTDLLKRLCQTSPEFEALWARHEVEGLGNGMKRFLIPGAGLLRFDYTNLWLGPNGGTRVVTYTPADDATRAHLESLGDSAESGGPE